The sequence actcttcattgcaaaactccaagccattgtctgtgcgaagatacttgattttccgctccatttgattttcaaccaaaatcttccactctttaaatgcttcaaaagcatcactttttgccttcaaaaaatgcacccaaacctttcgtgagaaatcatcaataaaagtgagaagatacctctttttgcccttcgatggaagtttagagggaccccataaatctgaatggatgtagtctagcaTCCTCTTGTCTTGTCtttgccagtgctgaagctgaccttcttttgcttccctagaacgcagtgctcacagaagtcaattgtgctgatcttctcaccttccaaaaggttacgattgctcaacatctccagtccacgtgcgctcatatgacccagtctcatgtgtcatagtcttgccttgtcatcattagataaatgcactgtagatgcatttgcagagccaacaatggtgcttccggccaatgtgtaaaggccgttctccagcttgcctttcagcatgactaaagaacctttagtcacctttatagttcctgcttcgctcatgtacctgtagccttgttcatccagagtactcagggagatcaaattcttcttcagatcaggaacatgacggacttgtgtaatagtcctcacgactccatcatggcagcgaacccgaactgagccaatgccaactattgcacaagttgcattattgcccattactacggttcctccacttttctcatagctgctaaaccagtcttttcggaacgtcatatgcagagtgcaagcagagtctaacacccatttgtttccataactactattattattacacgatgttgttagtacataatcattatcaaaatcatgtacctgttcaactgtggatgcactcgccttttccttggactttgacattgggcagtctcgttcaaagtgctccttcttgccacaaccccaacactctgtattcttcttgttcacacgagactttgatctgtgctttgatttgctctttccttgttggctagtccggcctctCACAAAGAGCCCACTTGCCTGGTCAACTCTCtctccttcaatgtgcctccgcacatcactagagttaagtgtctgccgcacttgctcaagcttgataggctccttgttatacatcattgaattctcaatatcacgatatcctgaagtcaaGGAAAATAGCAAATcacatgcaagcgtctcctcctcccttttaattcctgcaatctgtaagtccatgacaagtttattgaacgcatctaaatgatcttgtaacgaagtacctgaccccatcttaaatgtgtgaagacgccgttgtaacaacatccttgttgtcactgatcggtcttggtatagcccttctagcttttcccataactgtttggccgtctcttcggtacccgtactcacttcacaaagcacgttaggtgcaagggatagttggattgcactcaatgcatccccttcaatcttctccttgtcgggagttgatatatccttaggatactttccgtcaatagcatggattgaacctttcctccgcagtaacgccatcatctggatcttccagatattgaagttgttgcgtccactgaatctatcaatttcaaacttcatggaactcatctttgcttgttcttcctccttggatcgttaaagaatcatgttgctctgataccaattgttagcggaaacgtaaaagaaagaacacaagatttaacgtggttcggatcaaaataatcttacgtccaccagagaacagttgcctttttaatattaacaaaggaaggggagagttcccaattacacttaagagaatttctctcttaactctttactcactacaatgtgttgtattatttttgggatgatttctacaaatgaaggagtgcatctatttatagaggtaaagacctcctcttgatgtcattggtgacatcaaactacctactcttgatgtcatgggtgacatcaaaggaggaagcttcctcctagcatccacaccaactttttccaccaactcttccaattggcatgccattgttgactaaacataaaccaacaccttcaatctccaccttggtttgcgtttcgagcgtgcgtgtgaacaactctggccaaaacttctaagcttactggcAACCCCattgtaagaaacaagaagaatcaaaccattgttgaacataccacctccacctaacaactgttctcttcggagttgcatcagttgatgcacaccccgccaagtccttgcagtgtgcaaacttagcgagtGGGATtatcttggtcaacatatctgcagcattatcgtctgtgataaccttcacgaccttgattgttccctcttcaacaacatctcgaataaaatgaaatctgacatcaatgtgtttagtgcgctcatgaaatctctgatttttcattagatgaatagcactctgactatcacatctaagagttgattccagctgaaccaaactcaattctgctactaaacctttcaaccagatagcttccttcaccgcctccgctgctgccatgtattctgcttctgtcgtagacaaagtggcaatcgactgcagagtcgacttccaactaacggtactgccaacgagggtaaagatgtatccagttgtggaccttcttcagttaagatctcctgcatagtcagaatctacataaccgagaattgaaatacctccaccactttttcgaaaggtcagaccaacaccagaagctcctttgagatatctcaatatccacttgacagcCATTCactgttagcggaaacgtaaaagaaagaacacaagatttaacgtggttcggatcaaaataatcctacgtccaccagagaacagttgcctttttaatattaacaaaggaaggggagagttcccaattacacttaagagaatttctctcttaactctctactcactacaatgtgttgtattatttttgggatgatttctacaaatgaaggagtgcatctatttatagaggtaaagacctcctcttgatgtcattggtgacatcaaactacctcctcttgatgtcatgggtgacatcaaaggaggaagcttcctcctagcatccacaccaactctttccaccaactcttccaattggcatgccattgttgactaaacataaaccaacaccttcattcactataaaagccaattATTTCTCGTAACTGATcattatgttatgttataatatgtgtcctctataacaacacttcactatagccGCCAAAAAATCTCGGaacaaacgaggctgttatagagaggtttgactgtatatataagaAGCATGTAAATATACTTCTAAAATCTGTAATATATCCTCACTTGATAAATCAATAAATCAAGTTAGGATGCAAACCAAGAAAATTACCAATGTGCTAGTATCCATTTGAGATGACATGGAAGACGAGGCTAAATTTGAAGGTTTCATGCTAGTGGTTGATAAACCAATTCTGGAGATCTGTTCAATAGATTCATCCTTTGAACTTTCTGAAGTGGAATTTCCTTGCTCCACTTGAACAGAGGAGAAGGGCGACAACTGGGATCTTTGTAGCTGGTCATGGAAATGATCAATTGGTTCAGACTTTAGATTGGTCATTGGTGATGAAAGAATACTTCTCTGCTCTTTATTGGCAGACTGTTGCCATTGAACTGAAGGCTGCTGGGTTCTTGAAGTAGTTGGAATATTAAGACTCCCACAAGGTAATCTTTTGGCTTCGCCAAAAGTGTTTTGCTTTTCAAACTTAGGGGCGCTCATCATTCCCACGGCCTGCGTTGGCACTCCTAACTGAGTTGCATTTCTGTTCTGTTGAGCTGAAAATTGTCTCATTTGTGCATCATCAGATTGCTGCTTTAGCGGTTGTGTTGTTGAAGAGTTGAGATTAGATGCAGAATATGCACTATAATTGTTCCCTGCACTTGGAAATGTGGGAAATGATGCCTGTGAGAAGTGCAAATGCTGTTGTTGTTGCCTATTAAGTCCCTGTATTGGGAATGGTGAGTGATCCCTTTCTTGTTTTACAGCAATCAAACTAGAAGAAGGCATCTGGTTTCCTTGGGCTCCACGCAAATCTGCCTGATTTTCCACCTCGCGCAACTTTTGAGCATTACTCTCAATTGCCATATTACTAGAATCTGTCCATATTCATATAGGAGCAGCAGAAGAGAAGTAAGGTCAGCAATAAACTGGGACCTGACTAGAATGAACCAAAGAGATTCAAAGAACAAGGTACCATCTGTTGGCATTTGCGAATGTTGCTGCTGAGAAGCCGCAGACTGAGGAAATTGACCGGGAACACTCGGTGAGTTTCTAGATGCCTGAATTAAATTTTGACATAGAGTTAATACACAAAGATGGagaaatttcattttttttatgtaaCAACTGAAAAGATGCTGCTTCATCTACCTGAGATTGAAATTTATATACAGCCATTTTGAGCATTTGGTCACCAATTATACTTCTCATGTGTCTTACAAAACCTTCCTTAGaaatttcatttttctgaacacaAATTCCTTTTGTTAGCAAAACTACTATAACAGAAAAGGCAAAATAATGCAAAAACAAGTCAGCTATAGCAAACTACTTTGAGTTTAACGTAAAGAGTCTGGAGTTGCATTGCCCTGTCCTTATCAAGCTGGGGTTGTATGTGAGGGAAAAGCATGGCAAAAGGCACTTGTTTTCCCTGTTTAGCTACATTGATTGCTGATTGGCTGCTCGACCCGGTCGCCGATTCTGACTGATTACTTGCATCTGCTGCCACAAGTGGCAGACCACTAGTTCCTGTTGTCAAGGACTGCATGGACTGCTGACTTTTCGCTCCCTGTAAGTTTAGATGTTGAGATTCTGGATTTTGAGTATTCTTTTCAGGATTTTGTATATTCACTGCTTTAGAAGAATGAAGTGTGTCCTGTTCAACCTCTGTGGTTTGATAAGTATCCTGGGAAGATATATGCTGCAAAGGAAGGGAAATGATCTCCTGTGAGGAATCATTTTTTTGCTGCTGTTTCTGAGAATCGGTACCATGTCCCTTTAACTGCATATCAGATATATTTCCATCCTTTTGCTGAACGGCCTCTGAATCTTGAAGACTATGACGACTGCCATTTTCGTCATGGTTAGAAGTTTGCCATGATGCAAACTGATTTGAGGTATAACTGCTTCCTTGAGATAAGGGTACTGTTTGTTAAAGTTATGCAAAAAATAAGATTATTTTCTAAGGAGAAAGAGAACACTACTGAAAACAAGAGAAATAAAGTAAATGATAATGGTACAGTAGCTTTTCAAGACAAAGTTCCAACCACAATCACAAAATTGTCTACACACCAACACTCTTTAAGCTCAGAAATTCTTATGCAACTCTGAAATACCTATTCTGCTGATATATGAAACAGAGATGAATTTACCAAACTGGGGACAGATAGCCTTAGTCAAAAGGGCCCTCCACCTACAACAATGAGGTTAAGGGTTCGAGCCCCCAAGGGAGCAAAGCAGGGTACAATTTTGACTAGTATTGGTGGCAGAACCAGGAGTTtataaaaagggattcaaaggTAGCAATTATTGAACCCCTTTGTTACTTCAATAGAATTTTTTCTTATGTCTATGGGATTCAACAGCTTATATATAACCTAAAAAGATCCATTTTTTGACCTTTCCACAGTATAATCATTCAACGCGGTGTACAATATAATGAATCAAtattaaaaaattgacaaaatttaattgattactaTAAACAGTGAGTAATATCCCAAAAAGCTGATAATGTTACCGCTATCGGAATCGGATGGCTGAGATTGTGAATTATCTGCGCCTCCAATATCCCTATTTAGGGCAGCAGTGAATGCCTCCACATCCGCCCCCGAATGCATTGTTTCATCCTATTACATATCATTAATTCACCATTTCAAACACAAataaatatacatatacatactgCAAAATTTCtttattaaaggaaaaagggCTAAAttggaaaaaagggaaaaagaggtTACCTCGTCTTCTTCGAGGAGTTTCATGATAGAAGGATCCATTGAAGCGGAAATTAGAATATGGTTATTTGAGTAATTAGTAGATAATTAGAATTTATGAATTTGGTTAGGCTGGTAATAAATTATTGTATGTTACAGCAGCAACTGATGCGATTAGAGAAAACTGGGGAGATCTCTTAATTGCTGAGATGCTGGG is a genomic window of Nicotiana tabacum cultivar K326 chromosome 16, ASM71507v2, whole genome shotgun sequence containing:
- the LOC107766026 gene encoding transcription initiation factor TFIID subunit 4b-like isoform X1; its protein translation is MDPSIMKLLEEDEDETMHSGADVEAFTAALNRDIGGADNSQSQPSDSDSVPLSQGSSYTSNQFASWQTSNHDENGSRHSLQDSEAVQQKDGNISDMQLKGHGTDSQKQQQKNDSSQEIISLPLQHISSQDTYQTTEVEQDTLHSSKAVNIQNPEKNTQNPESQHLNLQGAKSQQSMQSLTTGTSGLPLVAADASNQSESATGSSSQSAINVAKQGKQVPFAMLFPHIQPQLDKDRAMQLQTLYVKLKKNEISKEGFVRHMRSIIGDQMLKMAVYKFQSQASRNSPSVPGQFPQSAASQQQHSQMPTDDSSNMAIESNAQKLREVENQADLRGAQGNQMPSSSLIAVKQERDHSPFPIQGLNRQQQQHLHFSQASFPTFPSAGNNYSAYSASNLNSSTTQPLKQQSDDAQMRQFSAQQNRNATQLGVPTQAVGMMSAPKFEKQNTFGEAKRLPCGSLNIPTTSRTQQPSVQWQQSANKEQRSILSSPMTNLKSEPIDHFHDQLQRSQLSPFSSVQVEQGNSTSESSKDESIEQISRIGLSTTSMKPSNLASSSMSSQMDTSTLLSSRTTSVTSLLGPGNSGKTPVKKPSIGQKKPLDTLGSSPPPSGKKQKVSGAFLDQSIEQLNDVTAVSGVNLREEEEQLFSGPKEDSRVSEASRRVVQEEEEKLILQKIPLQKKLTEIMAKCGLKNMSNDVERCLSLCVEERMRGLISSLIRLSKQRVDIEKSRHRTIVTSDVREEILSINRKAREEWEKKQADVEKLQKANEPEGSNGVDGDKEKDDGRGKSIKANKEEDDKMRTTAANVAARAAVGGDDMLSKWQLMAEQARQKREGGGDVASGSQPSKDVTRRNLSTPTRTSKDHQEAENRSQSSAKVTPGAVRRAGRNQVITQTRIARSITVKDVIAVLEREPQMSKSTLIYRLYEKARSNASAESS
- the LOC107766026 gene encoding transcription initiation factor TFIID subunit 4b-like isoform X2 produces the protein MDPSIMKLLEEDEDETMHSGADVEAFTAALNRDIGGADNSQSQPSDSDSVPLSQGSSYTSNQFASWQTSNHDENGSRHSLQDSEAVQQKDGNISDMQLKGHGTDSQKQQQKNDSSQEIISLPLQHISSQDTYQTTEGAKSQQSMQSLTTGTSGLPLVAADASNQSESATGSSSQSAINVAKQGKQVPFAMLFPHIQPQLDKDRAMQLQTLYVKLKKNEISKEGFVRHMRSIIGDQMLKMAVYKFQSQASRNSPSVPGQFPQSAASQQQHSQMPTDDSSNMAIESNAQKLREVENQADLRGAQGNQMPSSSLIAVKQERDHSPFPIQGLNRQQQQHLHFSQASFPTFPSAGNNYSAYSASNLNSSTTQPLKQQSDDAQMRQFSAQQNRNATQLGVPTQAVGMMSAPKFEKQNTFGEAKRLPCGSLNIPTTSRTQQPSVQWQQSANKEQRSILSSPMTNLKSEPIDHFHDQLQRSQLSPFSSVQVEQGNSTSESSKDESIEQISRIGLSTTSMKPSNLASSSMSSQMDTSTLLSSRTTSVTSLLGPGNSGKTPVKKPSIGQKKPLDTLGSSPPPSGKKQKVSGAFLDQSIEQLNDVTAVSGVNLREEEEQLFSGPKEDSRVSEASRRVVQEEEEKLILQKIPLQKKLTEIMAKCGLKNMSNDVERCLSLCVEERMRGLISSLIRLSKQRVDIEKSRHRTIVTSDVREEILSINRKAREEWEKKQADVEKLQKANEPEGSNGVDGDKEKDDGRGKSIKANKEEDDKMRTTAANVAARAAVGGDDMLSKWQLMAEQARQKREGGGDVASGSQPSKDVTRRNLSTPTRTSKDHQEAENRSQSSAKVTPGAVRRAGRNQVITQTRIARSITVKDVIAVLEREPQMSKSTLIYRLYEKARSNASAESS